Proteins encoded together in one Mannheimia haemolytica window:
- the yfkN gene encoding Trifunctional nucleotide phosphoesterase protein YfkN precursor, whose product MKKILSTLFMLSAVSVAVAKEVNIKLLGTSDVHGRVVPWSYGADVEDKSGSFAQIATYVKEVRANHKNVLLFDIGDAIQDNQVEEFAKTLDKAKNNPVPKVLNAMNYDIFILGNHEFNFGMPNLDAILKDINAKILTANFYHKDGKRYVEPTTIIEREGVKLGIIGLTTPMSAIFEKDTGHLDAMKFTSPIEEAKTQIADLKAKGVDAIIVLAHMGIENENNIPDTGVADLVNAVDGIDVIIAGHMHKDVPSETIKNTLITEPHRYGTVVSEVDLAFDVNDKGEVKLLSKTAKTVPVKKLASDPEIEKIYQPYHDELRALNNVKIGETAQDLIPQGKNHGVSIAFSQDTGMSSLIHDVQQHYSGADVVSFAFDYETVRLDKGDIKKKDIIYNYRYAGGDVSVYELTGKQLKQYMEWSSDYFDTIQAGDKDYRYNEVRGKSKYVTFDLFGGVSYNIDLRNPSGSKIVDLKLANGSPITDDGKYKVGMNSYRFGQLTKKGGIWEGQQIPVIWESKVAMGAEKGTIQNMLIDYITNVKGGKIEGKSHNRWAIIGLN is encoded by the coding sequence ATGAAAAAAATCTTATCCACCCTGTTTATGCTCTCTGCGGTTAGCGTTGCCGTTGCCAAAGAGGTAAACATTAAACTGCTTGGTACTTCAGATGTTCACGGACGTGTTGTGCCGTGGAGCTACGGGGCAGACGTGGAAGACAAATCCGGCTCGTTCGCCCAAATCGCAACCTATGTCAAAGAGGTGCGAGCCAACCACAAAAACGTGTTGCTGTTTGATATTGGCGATGCGATTCAAGACAACCAAGTCGAAGAGTTCGCTAAAACCTTAGACAAAGCGAAAAACAACCCCGTGCCGAAAGTGCTGAATGCGATGAATTACGACATCTTCATTCTCGGTAACCACGAATTTAACTTCGGAATGCCGAATTTAGATGCAATTTTAAAAGACATCAACGCCAAAATTCTCACTGCCAACTTCTATCACAAAGACGGCAAACGCTACGTTGAGCCAACCACTATCATTGAGCGTGAGGGCGTGAAACTTGGGATTATCGGCTTAACCACCCCAATGTCTGCTATTTTTGAAAAAGACACCGGTCATTTAGACGCAATGAAGTTCACTTCGCCGATTGAAGAGGCGAAAACCCAAATCGCCGATCTCAAAGCCAAAGGCGTGGACGCTATTATCGTGCTGGCACATATGGGAATTGAGAACGAAAACAACATTCCCGACACCGGCGTGGCGGATTTAGTGAATGCGGTGGACGGCATTGATGTGATTATCGCCGGCCATATGCATAAAGATGTGCCGAGTGAAACCATCAAAAATACCCTGATTACCGAACCGCACCGCTACGGCACTGTGGTTTCCGAAGTTGATCTTGCCTTTGATGTGAATGACAAAGGTGAAGTAAAACTACTTTCTAAAACCGCTAAAACCGTACCGGTGAAGAAACTCGCAAGCGATCCGGAAATCGAAAAAATTTACCAACCGTATCACGATGAACTGCGTGCCTTAAACAACGTCAAAATCGGTGAAACTGCACAAGATTTAATCCCACAAGGCAAAAATCACGGTGTATCGATTGCTTTCTCGCAAGACACCGGAATGTCCTCATTGATCCACGATGTACAACAACATTACAGCGGTGCAGATGTAGTGAGTTTTGCATTTGACTACGAAACCGTGCGTTTAGACAAAGGCGACATCAAGAAAAAAGACATCATCTACAACTACCGCTATGCGGGTGGCGATGTGAGCGTGTATGAGCTAACCGGCAAACAGCTGAAACAGTATATGGAATGGTCATCGGACTACTTCGACACCATTCAAGCCGGTGACAAAGACTACCGCTACAACGAAGTACGGGGTAAATCTAAATACGTTACCTTCGACCTATTCGGCGGCGTAAGCTACAACATCGACCTACGCAATCCAAGCGGTAGCAAAATTGTCGATCTAAAACTGGCGAACGGCAGCCCAATCACCGATGACGGCAAATACAAAGTGGGAATGAACTCCTACCGCTTTGGTCAGCTCACCAAAAAAGGCGGCATCTGGGAAGGACAACAGATCCCCGTGATTTGGGAATCCAAAGTCGCCATGGGGGCTGAAAAAGGCACAATCCAAAATATGCTGATTGATTACATCACCAACGTCAAAGGCGGAAAAATCGAAGGCAAATCGCATAACCGCTGGGCGATTATCGGCTTAAATTAA
- the ulaC gene encoding Ascorbate-specific phosphotransferase enzyme IIA component yields the protein MNLKQSLIENNSILLNQSAANWEDAIKIGTDLLVKAGTIEPRYYDNIISKIKEMGPYIILAPGLAMPHARPEEGVIKTSFALVTFDTPIYFEGEDEPVHVMLTLAGSDSDQHMQGLVEITQVLDDPESDTGVDLDKIRRCKTAEEVYAVIDQALA from the coding sequence ATGAACTTAAAACAATCTCTTATTGAAAATAACTCTATTTTGCTCAATCAATCGGCGGCGAATTGGGAAGACGCAATCAAAATCGGCACTGATTTATTAGTTAAAGCCGGCACGATTGAACCACGTTATTACGACAATATTATCAGTAAAATCAAAGAGATGGGGCCTTATATTATTCTTGCACCGGGCTTGGCAATGCCTCACGCTCGCCCAGAAGAAGGCGTAATTAAAACCTCTTTCGCTTTGGTGACTTTTGACACCCCGATTTATTTTGAGGGCGAAGATGAGCCGGTTCACGTTATGCTAACCCTTGCAGGGAGTGACTCTGATCAGCATATGCAAGGCTTGGTAGAAATCACCCAAGTGCTAGATGACCCAGAGAGCGACACAGGTGTTGATTTAGATAAAATCCGCCGCTGTAAAACGGCTGAAGAAGTGTATGCAGTAATCGATCAGGCATTAGCCTAA
- the sgbH gene encoding 3-keto-L-gulonate-6-phosphate decarboxylase sgbH, with the protein MSKPLLQIALDSLSLEKAVADAKQAENQVEIIECGTILAFAEGMKAVSTLRALHPNHIIVCDLKTTDGGAILAKMAFEAGADWLTVSAAAHPATKAACKKVADEFNAAHPELKVKKEIQIEIYGNWTVEKDAKEWVELGVTQAIYHRSRDAELAGKGWTAEDIELMKQLSDLGIEVSITGGIVPEDIHLFKEIKNAKAFIAGRALVGEKGKQTAEAIRAEIDKYWN; encoded by the coding sequence ATGTCCAAACCATTATTACAAATTGCCCTTGACTCTCTTTCGCTGGAAAAAGCGGTGGCGGATGCAAAACAAGCGGAAAACCAAGTCGAAATTATTGAATGCGGTACTATTCTTGCTTTTGCTGAGGGTATGAAAGCCGTTTCTACCTTGCGTGCATTGCACCCAAATCACATTATTGTGTGTGACTTAAAAACCACCGATGGCGGTGCAATTTTAGCCAAAATGGCATTTGAGGCAGGAGCCGACTGGCTCACGGTTTCGGCTGCGGCTCACCCTGCAACCAAAGCGGCTTGCAAAAAAGTAGCGGACGAATTTAACGCCGCTCACCCGGAGCTAAAAGTAAAAAAAGAAATTCAAATTGAAATATACGGCAACTGGACGGTGGAAAAAGATGCCAAAGAGTGGGTAGAATTAGGCGTAACTCAAGCTATTTACCACCGTTCTCGTGATGCTGAACTTGCAGGTAAAGGCTGGACAGCGGAAGATATCGAGTTGATGAAACAACTTTCTGACTTAGGCATTGAAGTTTCCATCACCGGCGGTATCGTACCGGAAGATATTCACCTGTTCAAAGAGATCAAAAACGCTAAAGCCTTTATTGCAGGGCGTGCGTTAGTCGGCGAAAAAGGCAAACAAACTGCCGAAGCGATTCGTGCAGAGATTGATAAATATTGGAACTAA